A single genomic interval of Nonomuraea rubra harbors:
- a CDS encoding phosphotransferase, producing the protein MELGELVGAGRSADVYAIGDGRVLRRYRVDVDARRELEIMAHVAAHGFPVPEVFPGESSATDLVMGRVSGPTMLHALLAGEIAVEEAGRTLARLLRRLHRIPARASRDPRDRILHLDLHPDNVMLTPDGPVVIDWCNAREGRPALDCALSALILAQVAVDGESELARAAGAAVAVLVGELGEDLDPGGPLDDAMARRAADRALSEREVGLLDEAVALIRRLAGRGAG; encoded by the coding sequence ATGGAGCTCGGGGAACTGGTGGGCGCGGGGCGCAGCGCGGACGTGTACGCGATCGGTGACGGGCGGGTGCTGCGCCGCTACCGGGTCGACGTCGACGCCCGGCGTGAGCTGGAGATCATGGCGCACGTGGCCGCGCACGGGTTTCCCGTGCCGGAGGTCTTCCCCGGCGAGAGCAGCGCCACCGACCTGGTGATGGGACGGGTGTCCGGGCCGACGATGCTGCACGCCCTGCTGGCCGGGGAGATCGCGGTCGAGGAGGCGGGCCGGACGCTCGCCCGGCTGCTGCGACGGCTGCACCGGATCCCGGCCAGGGCGTCCCGCGATCCCCGTGACCGGATCCTGCACCTGGACCTGCATCCCGACAACGTGATGCTGACGCCGGACGGGCCCGTGGTGATCGACTGGTGCAACGCCAGGGAGGGGCGGCCCGCGCTGGACTGCGCTCTGTCGGCGCTGATCCTCGCGCAGGTGGCCGTGGACGGTGAGAGCGAGCTGGCGCGGGCGGCGGGGGCGGCGGTCGCCGTGCTGGTCGGGGAGCTGGGGGAGGACCTGGATCCGGGCGGGCCGCTCGACGACGCCATGGCCCGGCGCGCCGCCGACCGGGCGCTCAGCGAGCGCGAGGTCGGCCTGCTGGACGAGGCGGTGGCGCTGATCAGACGGCTGGCCGGGCGTGGGGCGGGCTGA
- a CDS encoding NAD(P)H-binding protein, translated as MTRDVMILVLGATGSTGRRVAEQLRAAGHAVRGASRSGQATFDWSEPGTWEPALSGASALYLMAPDGVPVDPAFVSLAVERGVERIVLLSSGAIEAMGDERLLAAERTVRDSGAEWTILRPSWFNQNFDEGFFRPAIMAGEVLIPLGDVRQAFVDADDIAAVAAAALTRKGHAGRAYDLTGPASLAFGEAVEIIGRAIGREVRYLGGDEDYIAANGFSGESIHAAKAFGALRALGDQPVADTVSEVTGRPPKSFETFAAEAAAKGAWH; from the coding sequence ATGACACGCGATGTGATGATCCTCGTCCTCGGTGCCACAGGGTCCACCGGCCGCCGCGTCGCGGAGCAGCTGCGTGCCGCCGGCCATGCCGTACGGGGCGCCTCCAGGAGCGGCCAGGCCACCTTCGACTGGTCCGAGCCCGGCACCTGGGAGCCGGCCCTGTCGGGCGCGTCGGCCCTCTACCTGATGGCGCCCGACGGCGTCCCTGTCGATCCGGCGTTCGTGTCACTGGCCGTGGAGCGGGGCGTCGAGCGCATCGTGCTGCTGTCGAGCGGCGCCATCGAGGCCATGGGCGACGAGCGCCTGCTGGCGGCCGAGCGCACGGTGCGCGACAGCGGGGCCGAGTGGACGATCCTGCGCCCGAGCTGGTTCAACCAGAACTTCGACGAGGGCTTCTTCCGCCCGGCGATCATGGCGGGCGAGGTCCTGATCCCCCTCGGCGACGTACGCCAGGCGTTCGTCGACGCCGACGACATCGCCGCCGTCGCCGCCGCGGCCCTCACCCGGAAGGGTCACGCCGGGCGCGCCTACGACCTCACCGGGCCCGCCTCGCTGGCCTTCGGGGAGGCCGTGGAGATCATCGGCCGTGCCATCGGCCGCGAGGTGCGCTACCTGGGCGGCGACGAGGACTACATCGCCGCCAACGGCTTCTCCGGCGAGTCGATCCACGCGGCCAAGGCGTTCGGCGCCCTCCGCGCCCTCGGCGACCAGCCGGTCGCCGACACGGTGAGCGAGGTGACAGGCCGCCCCCCGAAGTCCTTCGAGACCTTCGCCGCGGAAGCCGCCGCCAAGGGCGCCTGGCACTGA
- a CDS encoding phosphotransferase → MKHGYTNSTFGDGALVVKCYEGPEAAFRLSTESRYLRRLRGRLPVPRVHQVTATSLTTRFVDGSHGQDLLDDGRAVEVFTECGRMLARIHRLGIVHGDYGPQNMLFHPDTFETAAILDWEWAHPGRPVEDLAWVEWIVRSHHPEHVPLLPHFFTAYGDPVPPWAERHAAMIERCRGLLDFCTRWEPGGGGEKLWRERLDTTAAWTG, encoded by the coding sequence GTGAAGCACGGGTACACCAACAGCACGTTCGGCGACGGCGCCCTGGTCGTGAAGTGCTACGAGGGGCCCGAAGCGGCGTTCAGGCTGAGCACGGAGAGCAGATACCTGCGGCGCCTGCGTGGCCGCCTCCCGGTCCCCCGGGTCCATCAGGTCACCGCCACGAGCCTGACCACCCGCTTCGTCGACGGCTCCCACGGCCAGGACCTCCTCGACGACGGCCGGGCGGTGGAGGTGTTCACCGAGTGCGGGCGGATGCTGGCACGCATCCACCGGCTCGGCATCGTGCACGGCGACTATGGGCCGCAGAACATGCTGTTCCACCCCGACACGTTCGAGACCGCCGCGATCCTCGACTGGGAATGGGCCCACCCGGGCCGGCCCGTGGAGGACCTGGCCTGGGTCGAGTGGATCGTCCGCAGCCACCACCCCGAGCACGTGCCGCTGCTCCCGCACTTCTTCACCGCGTACGGCGACCCCGTCCCGCCCTGGGCCGAACGGCACGCGGCCATGATCGAGCGCTGCCGCGGCCTGCTCGACTTCTGCACCCGCTGGGAGCCGGGCGGGGGCGGGGAGAAGCTGTGGCGCGAACGCCTCGACACCACGGCGGCCTGGACCGGGTAA
- the narI gene encoding respiratory nitrate reductase subunit gamma has product MSWAESILWVVSPYVTLVIFIGGLIWRYRYDKFGWTTRSSQLYESPLLRVASPLFHYGLLIVIVGHVTGLLIPLSWTNAIGLSNEAYHANALIWGGLAGVATLVALGLLIYRRRTNGPVFLATTVNDKVMYVVLAASIIAGVVTTVAGFVPSEVSYRTTVAPWFRGIFVLRPDAEAMGHASGLYKVHTLIGMALFLLFPFSRLVHALSAPLGYLFRPYIVYRSRADGAPRHPAGVRMRQNRPL; this is encoded by the coding sequence GTGAGCTGGGCGGAGAGCATCCTCTGGGTCGTCTCGCCGTACGTCACTCTGGTGATCTTCATCGGCGGGCTGATCTGGCGCTACAGGTACGACAAGTTCGGCTGGACCACCCGCTCCTCCCAGCTCTACGAGAGCCCGCTGCTGCGCGTGGCCAGCCCGCTGTTCCACTACGGCCTGCTGATCGTGATCGTCGGCCACGTGACCGGCCTGCTGATCCCGCTGTCGTGGACCAACGCCATCGGGCTGTCGAACGAGGCGTACCACGCCAACGCGCTCATCTGGGGCGGCCTGGCGGGCGTGGCCACGCTGGTGGCGCTGGGCCTGCTGATCTACCGCCGCCGCACCAACGGCCCGGTGTTCCTGGCGACCACGGTCAACGACAAGGTGATGTACGTGGTGCTCGCGGCCTCGATCATCGCGGGCGTGGTGACGACGGTGGCGGGGTTCGTGCCGAGCGAGGTGAGCTACCGGACCACGGTCGCGCCGTGGTTCCGCGGCATCTTCGTGCTGCGGCCCGACGCGGAGGCGATGGGGCACGCGAGCGGTCTTTACAAGGTGCACACGCTCATCGGGATGGCGCTGTTCCTGCTTTTCCCGTTCAGCCGCTTGGTGCACGCTCTTTCCGCCCCGTTGGGGTATTTGTTCCGTCCTTACATCGTGTATCGGAGCCGCGCGGATGGCGCGCCGAGGCACCCGGCAGGGGTGCGGATGCGTCAGAATCGACCCTTGTGA
- the narJ gene encoding nitrate reductase molybdenum cofactor assembly chaperone, translating into MTRPVIWQAAAHLLAYPDERFWRRLPLIREAAEPYFTAFLALAEELGPGELAAHYVDTFDLQRRCCLYLTYYTDGDTRRRGESLAGLKHRYRTAGWELMDDELPDFLPVMLEFAACEPSGAELLQEHRAGLELLLTALTERDSPYRHVIGTVCAALPPLTPADRDRAARLAAGGPPAESVGGYR; encoded by the coding sequence ATGACCCGGCCGGTGATCTGGCAGGCCGCCGCGCACCTGCTCGCCTACCCCGACGAACGGTTCTGGCGCCGCCTCCCGCTGATCAGGGAGGCCGCCGAGCCGTACTTCACGGCGTTCCTCGCGCTGGCGGAGGAGCTGGGCCCCGGGGAGCTGGCCGCCCACTACGTGGACACCTTCGACCTGCAGCGGCGCTGCTGCCTCTACCTGACGTACTACACCGACGGCGACACCCGCCGCCGTGGCGAGTCGCTGGCCGGGCTGAAGCACCGCTACCGGACGGCGGGCTGGGAGCTGATGGACGACGAGCTGCCCGACTTCCTGCCCGTCATGCTGGAGTTCGCCGCGTGCGAGCCCTCCGGCGCCGAGCTGCTGCAGGAGCACCGGGCCGGGCTGGAGCTCCTGCTCACCGCCCTGACCGAGCGGGACTCGCCGTACCGGCACGTGATCGGCACGGTCTGCGCCGCGCTGCCCCCGCTCACCCCCGCCGACCGGGACAGGGCGGCCCGCCTGGCCGCCGGCGGGCCGCCGGCCGAGAGCGTGGGAGGGTACCGGTGA
- the narH gene encoding nitrate reductase subunit beta gives MKPMAQIAMVMNLDKCIGCHTCSVTCKQTWTNRPGVEYVWFNNVETRPGQGYPRRYEDQERWRGGWELTRGGRLKPRAGGRLRKLLTIFANPLMPSIQDYYEPWTYDYENLTNAPLSDDVPVAPPRSLITGEPVKIGWSANWDDDLGGDPSPDPVLAKLSEQVKVAFEQAYMFYLPRICEHCLNPSCVASCPSGALYKRAEDGIVLVDQDRCRGWRMCVTGCPYKKVYFNHKTGKAEKCTFCYPRVEVGLPTVCSETCVGRLRYIGVLLYDADRVTEAASVTDERDLYEAQLDLFIDPHSPAAAAAGLPSDWLDAARRSPVYDLIKRYRLALPLHPEYRTLPMVWYVPPLSPVVDALSATGHDGEDADNLFAAIDALRIPIGYLAELFTAGDPAPVTAALRRLAEMRSYMRAVNLGERPPEDPELEAMYRLLAVAKYEDRYVIPTAYGNVPGVVEEGGCSLDYDGGPGMQQPFGEASGRPVPVAIENFHGLKERQTSSEVTHDRVNLLNWDGRGTPAGLFPPKRRSS, from the coding sequence ATGAAGCCGATGGCCCAGATCGCCATGGTGATGAACCTGGACAAGTGCATCGGCTGTCACACCTGCTCGGTCACCTGCAAGCAGACCTGGACGAACAGGCCGGGAGTCGAGTACGTCTGGTTCAACAACGTCGAGACCCGCCCGGGCCAGGGCTACCCCAGGCGCTACGAGGACCAGGAACGCTGGCGCGGCGGCTGGGAGCTCACCCGCGGCGGCAGGCTCAAGCCGCGTGCCGGAGGCCGCCTGCGCAAGCTGCTGACCATCTTCGCCAACCCCCTCATGCCCTCCATCCAGGACTACTACGAGCCCTGGACCTACGACTACGAGAACCTCACCAACGCCCCGCTCTCCGACGACGTCCCCGTCGCGCCGCCCAGGTCCCTGATCACCGGCGAGCCCGTGAAGATCGGCTGGAGCGCGAACTGGGACGACGACCTCGGCGGCGACCCCAGCCCGGACCCGGTGCTGGCGAAGCTGTCGGAGCAGGTCAAGGTGGCGTTCGAGCAGGCGTACATGTTCTACCTGCCGCGCATCTGCGAGCACTGCCTGAACCCGTCCTGCGTGGCCTCCTGCCCGTCCGGCGCCCTGTACAAGCGGGCCGAGGACGGCATCGTGCTGGTGGACCAGGACCGGTGCAGGGGGTGGCGGATGTGCGTGACCGGCTGCCCGTACAAGAAGGTGTACTTCAACCACAAGACAGGCAAGGCCGAGAAGTGCACGTTCTGCTACCCGCGGGTGGAGGTGGGGCTGCCGACGGTCTGCTCGGAGACGTGCGTGGGCCGCCTGCGTTACATCGGAGTGCTGCTGTACGACGCCGACCGCGTCACGGAGGCGGCCTCGGTGACGGACGAGCGCGACCTGTACGAGGCGCAGCTCGACCTGTTCATCGACCCGCACAGCCCGGCCGCCGCGGCCGCCGGGCTGCCGTCGGACTGGCTTGACGCCGCCCGCAGGTCGCCCGTCTACGACCTGATCAAGAGGTACCGCCTCGCGCTCCCCCTGCATCCGGAGTACCGCACGCTGCCCATGGTCTGGTACGTCCCGCCGCTCTCCCCCGTCGTGGACGCCCTGTCCGCCACCGGCCACGACGGCGAGGACGCGGACAACCTGTTCGCCGCCATCGACGCGCTGCGCATCCCCATCGGCTACCTGGCCGAGCTGTTCACCGCCGGCGACCCGGCGCCCGTGACGGCCGCGCTGCGCCGCCTGGCGGAGATGCGGTCGTACATGCGGGCGGTCAACCTGGGCGAACGGCCGCCTGAGGACCCGGAGCTGGAGGCCATGTACCGGCTGCTCGCCGTGGCCAAGTACGAGGACCGGTACGTGATCCCGACCGCGTACGGCAACGTGCCCGGCGTCGTCGAGGAGGGCGGCTGCAGCCTCGACTACGACGGCGGGCCCGGCATGCAGCAGCCGTTCGGCGAGGCGTCGGGGCGTCCGGTGCCGGTCGCGATCGAGAACTTCCACGGCCTCAAGGAGCGCCAGACGAGCAGCGAGGTCACCCACGACCGGGTGAACCTGCTCAACTGGGACGGCCGCGGCACCCCCGCCGGCCTCTTCCCACCGAAACGGAGGAGCTCATGA
- a CDS encoding nitrate reductase subunit alpha, producing MTAEDLLLKTGRFLRRSTTTGDLHTLFLKGGTEGDAFYRDRWSHDKVIRSTHGVNCTGSCSWKVYVKDGIITWETQETDYPSVGPDRPEYEPRGCPRGAAFSWYTYSPTRVRYPYARGVLVEMYAEARRRLGDPVAAWAEITTNPEKRERYQSARGRGGLVRVSWELATELIAAAHVHTIKAYGPDRIAGFSPIPAMSMVSHATGARFVSLIGGTMLSFYDWYADLPVASPQVFGDQTDVPESADWWDAAYLVMWGSNVPVTRTPDAHWMAEARYRGQKVVVVSPDYSDAAKFADEFLAVRPGTDGALAMAMGHVLLKEFFVDRETPYFTDYVKRFTDLPFLVTLERRGEAGGAYVPGRFLTAQDLGSQEESAGWKTVLLSEETGEPVVPNGSAGFRWTDSGMGRWNLNLDTSPKLTLRGGEEAEILLPRFDGGHSLRRRVPTARVAGRTVTTVFELLLAQYGVGSDYDDPAQPCTPAWQEPITGVPAARAVKIAREFARTAEATEGRCMIILGAGTAQWFHGDTMYRAFLSLLLLTGCQGRNGGGWAHYVGQEKCRPLAGWQLLAGALDWSRPPRQVPGTPYWYLHTDQWRYDHFDAGALASPLARGDFRGKHTADLVAESVRNGWMPMAPTFDRNPLDLGDAEDPVAYTRAELDAGRLKLAAENPDDPRNWPRVLTLWRSNLLGSSAKGNEYFLHHLLGARSNLESPDPDAPKGKLDLLVTLDFRMTSSTVFSDVVLPAATWYEKYDLSSTDMHPFVHAFNPAINPPWETRTDFAAFHAIARAFSDLAADHLGVRRDVVAVAHQHDTPTELAGRTGFGLKVVERDYGATAEKLAALGPLTEKLGIQVKGVTFLPDEEVAWLGQRCGLVPRGTAKGRPELDNSAKACETILALSGVSNGRLAVQGFRQLAQRTGTSFDGLTHEDHRIVFGDTQARPVHVAASPEWSGKESHKRRYSPFTINVENGKPWHTLTGRMHFFLDHDWMHEYGEALPIYRPPLDLAALYGESGTLRYLTPHSKWSIHSEYQDNLLMLSLSRGGPTIWISVEDATDLGIADNDWIEAVNRNGVVVARAIVSHRMPKGTVYMYHAQDRLIDVPKSEATGRRGGIHNALTRVLIKPTHLIGGHAQLSYGFNYLGPTGNQRDEITTIRRRSQDVRY from the coding sequence ATGACCGCCGAGGACCTCCTGCTGAAGACCGGCCGCTTCCTACGCCGGTCGACCACCACCGGCGACCTGCACACCCTCTTCCTGAAGGGCGGCACGGAGGGCGACGCCTTCTACCGCGACCGCTGGAGCCACGACAAGGTGATCAGGTCGACCCACGGCGTGAACTGCACGGGCTCGTGCTCGTGGAAGGTGTACGTCAAGGACGGCATCATCACGTGGGAGACGCAGGAGACCGACTATCCGAGCGTCGGCCCCGACCGCCCCGAGTACGAGCCGCGCGGCTGCCCGCGCGGGGCCGCGTTCTCCTGGTACACCTACTCGCCGACCCGGGTGCGTTACCCGTACGCGAGGGGTGTGCTGGTCGAGATGTACGCCGAGGCTCGGCGGCGGCTCGGCGACCCGGTGGCCGCCTGGGCCGAAATCACGACAAATCCGGAAAAGCGGGAGAGATACCAGAGCGCCCGGGGTCGTGGCGGGCTCGTCCGCGTCTCATGGGAGCTGGCCACGGAGCTGATCGCCGCCGCCCACGTCCACACCATCAAGGCGTACGGACCCGACCGCATCGCCGGGTTCTCCCCCATCCCGGCCATGTCCATGGTCTCCCACGCCACCGGCGCCCGCTTCGTGTCGCTGATCGGCGGCACCATGCTCTCCTTCTACGACTGGTACGCCGACCTCCCCGTGGCCTCTCCCCAGGTGTTCGGCGACCAGACCGACGTCCCGGAGTCGGCGGACTGGTGGGACGCCGCGTACCTGGTGATGTGGGGCTCCAACGTGCCCGTCACCCGCACCCCGGACGCCCACTGGATGGCCGAGGCCCGCTACCGGGGCCAGAAGGTCGTGGTGGTCTCCCCCGACTACAGCGACGCGGCCAAGTTCGCCGACGAGTTCCTCGCGGTGCGGCCCGGCACGGACGGGGCCCTGGCCATGGCGATGGGGCACGTGCTGCTGAAGGAGTTCTTCGTCGACCGCGAGACGCCGTACTTCACGGACTACGTCAAGCGCTTCACCGACCTGCCGTTCCTCGTCACGCTGGAAAGGCGCGGCGAGGCGGGCGGGGCGTACGTGCCCGGCAGGTTCCTCACGGCGCAGGACCTCGGCTCCCAGGAGGAGTCGGCCGGGTGGAAGACCGTGCTGCTGTCGGAGGAGACCGGCGAGCCGGTGGTCCCGAACGGCTCGGCCGGCTTCCGCTGGACCGACTCCGGCATGGGCCGCTGGAACCTGAACCTGGACACGTCCCCGAAGCTCACCCTGCGCGGCGGCGAGGAGGCGGAGATCCTGCTCCCCCGCTTCGACGGCGGCCACTCCCTGCGCAGGCGCGTGCCCACCGCCCGGGTGGCCGGCAGGACGGTCACCACGGTCTTCGAGCTCCTCCTGGCCCAGTACGGCGTGGGCAGCGACTACGACGACCCCGCCCAGCCCTGCACCCCGGCCTGGCAGGAGCCCATCACCGGCGTCCCCGCCGCCCGGGCGGTCAAGATCGCCAGGGAGTTCGCCAGGACCGCGGAGGCCACCGAGGGCCGCTGCATGATCATCCTGGGCGCGGGCACCGCCCAGTGGTTCCACGGCGACACGATGTACCGCGCGTTCCTGTCGCTGCTCCTCCTGACCGGCTGCCAGGGCCGCAACGGCGGCGGCTGGGCGCACTACGTCGGCCAGGAGAAGTGCCGGCCCCTCGCCGGATGGCAGCTCCTGGCCGGAGCCCTCGACTGGTCCAGGCCGCCCAGGCAGGTCCCCGGCACCCCGTACTGGTACCTGCACACCGACCAGTGGCGCTACGACCACTTCGACGCCGGTGCGCTCGCCAGCCCGCTGGCCAGGGGCGACTTCCGCGGCAAGCACACCGCCGACCTGGTGGCGGAGTCCGTGCGCAACGGCTGGATGCCGATGGCGCCCACCTTCGACCGCAACCCGCTCGACCTCGGCGACGCCGAGGATCCCGTCGCGTACACCAGGGCCGAGCTCGACGCGGGCAGGCTCAAGCTCGCGGCCGAGAACCCGGACGACCCGCGCAACTGGCCCCGCGTGCTCACCCTCTGGCGCTCGAACCTGCTCGGCTCCTCCGCCAAGGGCAACGAGTACTTCCTGCACCACCTCCTCGGCGCCCGCTCCAACCTGGAGAGCCCCGACCCGGACGCGCCGAAGGGCAAGCTGGATCTCCTCGTCACCCTCGACTTCCGGATGACCAGCTCCACGGTCTTCTCCGACGTCGTGCTCCCCGCCGCCACCTGGTACGAGAAGTACGACCTCTCCTCCACGGACATGCACCCGTTCGTGCACGCCTTCAACCCGGCCATCAACCCGCCCTGGGAGACCAGGACGGACTTCGCCGCCTTCCACGCCATCGCCCGCGCGTTCAGCGACCTGGCCGCGGACCACCTGGGCGTGCGCAGGGACGTCGTCGCGGTGGCGCACCAGCACGACACCCCCACCGAGCTGGCCGGCCGCACCGGCTTCGGCCTGAAGGTGGTGGAGCGCGACTACGGCGCCACGGCCGAGAAGCTCGCCGCGCTGGGACCGCTCACGGAGAAGCTGGGCATCCAGGTCAAGGGCGTGACGTTCCTGCCCGACGAGGAGGTGGCCTGGCTGGGCCAGCGCTGCGGCCTGGTGCCGCGCGGCACGGCCAAGGGCAGGCCGGAGCTGGACAACTCGGCCAAGGCGTGCGAGACGATCCTCGCCCTGTCAGGCGTGAGCAACGGCAGGCTGGCCGTCCAGGGCTTCCGCCAGCTCGCCCAGCGCACGGGCACGAGCTTCGACGGCCTGACCCACGAGGACCACCGCATCGTCTTCGGCGACACCCAGGCCAGGCCGGTGCACGTCGCCGCCAGCCCCGAGTGGTCGGGCAAGGAGTCGCACAAGCGCCGCTACTCCCCCTTCACGATCAACGTCGAGAACGGCAAGCCCTGGCACACGCTGACCGGCCGCATGCACTTCTTCCTCGACCACGACTGGATGCACGAGTACGGCGAGGCCCTGCCGATCTACCGCCCCCCGCTGGACCTGGCCGCGCTGTACGGCGAGAGCGGCACCCTGCGCTACCTCACCCCGCACAGCAAGTGGTCCATCCACTCCGAGTACCAGGACAACCTGCTGATGCTCTCGCTGTCGAGGGGCGGCCCGACGATCTGGATCTCCGTCGAGGACGCCACCGACCTCGGCATCGCCGACAACGACTGGATCGAGGCGGTCAACCGCAACGGCGTCGTCGTGGCCAGGGCCATCGTCTCCCACCGCATGCCGAAGGGCACCGTGTACATGTACCACGCCCAGGACCGCCTGATCGACGTGCCGAAGTCGGAGGCCACGGGCCGGCGCGGCGGCATCCACAACGCGCTGACCAGGGTTCTCATCAAACCCACGCACCTGATCGGCGGCCACGCCCAGCTCTCGTACGGCTTCAACTACCTGGGCCCCACCGGCAACCAGCGCGACGAGATCACCACCATCCGCCGCAGATCACAGGACGTGAGGTACTGA
- a CDS encoding MFS transporter, with product MSELRKGSELRKGQVRNLALATVAFAVTFWAWNLIGPLSGSYSRMLHLSPTQTSLLVAIPVLVGSLGRIPIGMLADRLGGRRMFAIICFVSIVPVLFVGWSDSYGWLLFWGFLLGIPGTSFAIGIPFVNAWYEPERRGYATGVFGAGMGGTALSAFFTPRLVEEFGRPQAHLLMAAVLALMGIVMLGGSRDSPRWSPATGSALPRVREALKIRATWQCAFLYAVAFGGFVAFSTYLPTLLQNVYHFAQTDAGLRTAGFSIAAVLSRPLGGTAADRIGPVKVLAISFAGTALMALVLTLEPPVEVPAGLSFVLMAFFLGLGTGGVFALVAQVVEASRVGTVTGLVGAAGGLGGYFPPLVMGVVYAATGAYTVGYVLLAVTAAVALVYTLRAFRR from the coding sequence ATGTCTGAGCTTCGTAAAGGTTCTGAGCTTCGTAAAGGGCAGGTGCGGAACCTGGCTCTGGCCACGGTGGCGTTCGCGGTGACGTTCTGGGCCTGGAACCTCATCGGACCGCTGTCCGGAAGCTACAGCAGGATGTTGCACCTGTCGCCGACGCAGACCTCGCTGCTGGTGGCCATCCCGGTGCTGGTCGGCTCGCTGGGACGGATCCCGATCGGCATGCTGGCCGACCGGCTCGGCGGGCGGCGCATGTTCGCGATCATCTGCTTCGTGTCGATCGTGCCCGTGCTGTTCGTGGGCTGGTCCGACTCGTACGGATGGCTGCTGTTCTGGGGCTTCCTGCTCGGCATCCCCGGCACGTCCTTCGCCATCGGCATCCCCTTCGTGAACGCCTGGTACGAGCCCGAGCGGCGCGGATACGCGACCGGCGTGTTCGGGGCGGGCATGGGCGGCACGGCGCTGTCGGCGTTCTTCACCCCGCGCCTGGTCGAGGAGTTCGGCAGGCCCCAGGCGCACCTGCTCATGGCGGCGGTGCTGGCGCTGATGGGCATCGTCATGCTGGGCGGCAGCCGCGACTCGCCCCGCTGGTCGCCCGCCACCGGCTCCGCGCTGCCGCGCGTGCGGGAGGCGCTGAAGATCAGGGCGACCTGGCAGTGCGCGTTCCTGTACGCGGTGGCCTTCGGCGGGTTCGTGGCGTTCTCCACCTACCTGCCGACGTTGCTGCAGAACGTCTACCACTTCGCGCAGACCGACGCCGGGCTGCGTACCGCCGGGTTCTCGATCGCGGCCGTGCTGTCCAGGCCGCTCGGCGGGACGGCCGCCGACCGGATCGGGCCCGTCAAGGTGCTGGCGATCTCGTTCGCCGGGACCGCGCTGATGGCGCTCGTGCTGACGCTGGAACCGCCCGTCGAGGTGCCCGCCGGGCTGAGCTTCGTGCTCATGGCGTTCTTCCTCGGGCTGGGGACCGGCGGGGTGTTCGCGCTGGTGGCCCAGGTGGTGGAGGCGTCCAGGGTGGGGACCGTCACCGGGCTGGTCGGCGCGGCGGGAGGGCTGGGCGGGTACTTCCCGCCGCTGGTCATGGGGGTCGTCTACGCCGCCACCGGCGCGTACACCGTGGGTTACGTGCTGCTGGCCGTCACGGCGGCGGTGGCGCTGGTGTACACCTTGCGGGCGTTCCGGCGGTGA